TGAAGCGGCTCGTCGAGCTTGCACAAAGGGGGGAGCGTTTGGCCTCTCAATCACTTCCCCAAAATCTGGCGACGTCTGGATGTGCCGGGCGAGATGAAGAAAACCCTTACCAAATAGTTTTGCGAGATTTCGCCCACGTTTCGCCCACGTGCGGACGTAGTTCGCACGCAGCCCTTGCGCCTACTGGCTCCGGTCACGATCGACGTAGTTATGTCACAACTACATCATATTTTCTGAAAACAACATGTTCTCGTATAAAATGACCGAATTCCTGCCTCCGCAACGGCGGCCGACATCCCTACATATCAATAACCGAAGCTTGCAAGATGTACCACGCGCTGAGCGCCTTTGCGGGCCAAGTCCCCCGCCACCTGTCGTCGCCGCTGCTGTTGTTACGCATCATGGCGCTGCTGCTGGCCGCACTGTGCATTGCCGGTCCGGGGCGCGCGCAGGCGCTGCCGTTGTCAACGATCCCGCTCACCCACGCCGGCGCCGATATCGCCCGCACCGGTAAGCTCTACCTGGACGAAGGCGAACTGGCGCCGGCCAATGCCGGTGCGCTGCCGGCACTGGTCGCCGGCCTGCGGCCTGCGGACAAGGTGGATTTGCTGGGCGGCGGTTACTGGCTGGTGGCCGAATTGCGCAACGACGGCGTGCTGACCGACTGGGTCATCGATCCCAACGACACCCTGATCGACGTGGTCGATATCTACCTGTACCAGCCCGACGGCACGGTGCGGCTGCTGAAAACCGGCTACCGCCAGCCGCACGACTACCTGCTCCACTACGGCAAGGACGTGCAGCTCGAACCGGGCAAGAGCTACCCCGTGCTGATCCGCTTCTCCAGTCCCTATTACGCGCGCACGCCCATGTTTACCGCGCTGCCGCGCAGCGACTACCAGCGCCTGGTGGCGCGCGAAAACGTCATGATCATCGGCTCCATCGGCGCGCTGCTGGCGCTCACGGTGTTCAATTTCTTCATCTACTCGATCACGCGCGACCGCTCGTCGCTGTACTACTCGCTGTACGTGCTGTGCTACGCGGTGGCCTGGGGCATGACCTTCCACCTGTCGGCCGACATGTTCGACTGGCACAACCTGCACTGGCACTACGTGCCGTTCTTCCTGCTGCCGGTGATCAGCACCCTGTTCTACACCAGCTTCCTGCGCCTGCGCGAGACCGCGCCGCGCCTGTTCCTGCTCAGCCGCGTCAACATCGTGCTGCCGCTGCTGACGCTGCCCTCGTGCTTTTTGGCGCTCAGCTACGCCCACACCATCGCCACCGTCGTCATTGCGATCTGGGTGTCGATGGCGCTGGTGACCGGCATCGTGGTGTGGCGCCGGGGCTACCAGCCGGCGCGCTTCTTCGTGCTCGGCTTCCTGGCGCTGCTGTTACCAAGTTTGCTGATCCTGCCGGCCAACGTGGGCCTGATCCCGGCGCTGGTGACCAACGCCCAGCTCTTCACGCTGCTGGGCGGCACGCTCGACGGCGTGCTGCTGGCGTTTGCGCTGGCCGACCAGATTCGCCTGCTGCGCAACACCCTGGAACAACGCGTGCAGGAGCGCACGGCCGAACTGACCGAGGCCAAGGAACACGCCGAGGTGGTGAGCCGCCACCGCATCGATTTTCTGTCGGCCATGAGCCACGACATCCGCACCCCGCTGGCCGGCGTGATCGGCATGATCAAGTTTGCCATGCGCGACCAGTCGGTGCGCGGCCGGACCGAGGAATACCTGCGCATCGGCCTGCAAAACAGCGAGTCGCTGCTGGCCATCCTCAACGACATCCTCGATTTTTCCAAGATCGACGCCGGCCGCCTGTCGATCGAAACCGTGGACTTCGATCTGATCGCGCTGATCGACGACGCCATCGGCATCCTGCAAGGCCAGGCCGACGCCAAGAGCCTGCTGCTGCGCTGCGAACTGGCGCCGGACCTGCCGCGCTTCGTGCGCGGCGACCCCACCCGGCTGCGCCAGATCCTGCTCAATTTGCTCGGCAACGCCATCAAGTTCACCGACCGGGGCGAGGTGCGGCTGCATGCCTCCGCGCTCGATCCGGTGGCCGGTCTCACCAGCGTCAGCTTCGAAATCATCGACACCGGCCCGGGCATCCCGCCCGACACCCTGCCGCGCCTGTTCCAGAAGTTCGAACAGGCCGATCATTCCACCACGCGCCGCTACGGCGGCACCGGCCTGGGACTGGCCATCTGCAAGGAGCTGGTGGAGCTGATGGATGGCGCCATCGCCGCCGAAAGCCGGGTGGGCGTGGGCTCGACCTTCAGCTTTACCCTGCCGCTGGCGGTGGGCGCCGCGCCGCTGGCCGGTCCGGACACGGGCCCGCACCGCGAGTACCACGCCTACCGCCTGCGCATCCTGTGCGCCGAGGACGTGCGCACCAACCAGATCATCGTCAGCACGCTGCTCGAGAACATGGGCCACGACATCCGTATCGTGGAAAACGGCCTGCAGGCGCTGCATGCACTGGCCGAATCGGACTACGACCTGGTGCTGATGGACGGGCGCATGCCGATGATGGACGGCGAACAGGCCACGCGCCTGATCCGCGCCGGCGGCAACGAGGACTACCGCATGCGCGACGCCGGCATTCCGATCATCGCCCTCACCGCCAACGCCAGCGACCATGACCGCGCGCGCTACCTCGGCGTGGGCATGGACGGCTTCCTCAGCAAGCCGGTCGATGAACGCCTGCTGTACGACCAGATCGAAAAGATCATTGCCCTGCACCTGGCCCGTGGACGTCCGCTGCGTGCGGTCGATCCGGCGCAGCTGCCGTCCGCTTGCCATGCGGACCTCGACGCCCAGTTCGGCGTGGCGCCGGCGGCCTGCGGTGAAGATTCCGGCGCCGGCAAGGCGGTGCAGATCATGCCGCTGGCCGGCCTGTCGCACAAGCATTTGCAGCGCATTACCGACGCCTTCCTCGACGAAGCGCCGCGCCGCCTGCGCACCGCGCGCGCGGCGGTCAGCGCCGGGAACGCGCAGGCGGCAGCCGCCGCCATCCACGCCCTGAAGGGAAGCGCCGGCTACCTCAGTTCCAACCACCTGCACGCGCTGTGCGCGGAACTGGAAGCGGAAGCGAACGCCGGCCGCATCGACCACGTGGAGCACATGCTGGGGGAAGTAGAAGCGGCACTGGACCAGGCCTGTGCCGATTTGCAGGCGTCGAACCGGACCTGCACTTCCTGACCCATCACAACGCCGTGCCCCAGCCAAGCGCCTGGTACAGTGAGATCGCCTCGACATACGAGGCGGTTTCCGCCTGCAGTGCGGCGCGCCGGATCGCGTGCAGCGCGCGCTGGTTTTCCAGCACCGACTGGTAACTGCCGGCGCCGGCCGCGAACCGGGTATTGGCGATGCCGAGCGCGGCGCCGCCGTGGCTGGCCGATTGCGCCAGCGACGCGAGCCGCGACTGGTTCTCCACCAGCCGGGTGACCGCATTTTCCACTTCTTCCTGCGCCAGCAACAGCGCCTGCCGGTACCCTGCCAGCGCGCCCTGCGCCTCGGCCCCGGTGGCGCGCACCCTGGCCCTGGCGCTGCCGATGTGCAGCGCCGGCAGCGTGACCGCCGGGGTTACCTCGAACGCGCGCGCCCCGGCATCGAACACGCTGCTGCCGCGCAGCGCGAAAAAGCCCACGAAGCCGCCCAGACCCAGGCGCGGATACAGGTCCGCCGTCGCCGCGCCCACTTCCTCATTCGCGGCGGCCAGCAGGCGTTCGGCGCGCACCACGTCGGGCCGTTGCCGGATCAGGGCATTGACGTCGCCCAGCGGCAGCTGGCCGGCCAGCGGCGCGCGCTGCCAGGCACCCGGGGCGAACATGGTGGGGCCGGGCGCCCTGCCCTGCAGGACATCGAGCCGGTACTGCGCCCGCTGCAATCCTGCCTGCAGGGCCGGCAACTCGGCCTCGCTGCGCGCCAGGTTGGCCGAGGCGTTCTGCAACTCTTCCGGCAGGCCGCTGCCGGCGGCAATACGGGCCGACAGCAGCGCCACCGTCTCGCGCCAGCTCGCGATATCGGCGGCGGCAAGCGCCAGTTCCTGCTGGTAACCGAGCGCTTCGTAATAGTTGCGCGCCACGTCGGCCGCGATCACCAGGCGCGCCTGGCGCAGGTCCGCTTGTGCGGCGTCGGCCCGGGCCTGCGCCGCGCGGCTCAGGTGCGCCAGCCGGCCGAACAGGTCGATCTCCCATTGCGCATCGAGACCCACGCGGCTGGCGGCGGTGGCGCCGCGCGCCTGCGGCGTGACCTGCTCCACGCTGCGCTGCCACTGCGCGCGGCCGGTTACCGCCGGCAACCGGTCCAGCTGCCGCTCGTCGAATACCGCGCGTGCAGCAAGCAGGCTCGCTTGCGCGCGCGCGATATCGTGGTTGTGCGCCAGCGCCCGGTCGACCAGTTGCGCCAGGCGTTCATCATCGAAAAAAGTCCACCAGGCGGCGTTGCCGGTAACGCCCTGGCCGGCGGCAAAACGTTCCTGCTGCGGGCTGGCCAGCGCGATGACCGGGGTATCGGGCGTGGCATGCGGCGGCGTGACAGCGCAGCCGGCCAGCAGCGCGAACAATACAGGTACGGTACGGCGATGTGTGATCATGAAGGTTCCTTGGTTGCCGAGGCGGCGTGGTTGCGGGCCAAAAACGCATACATGGTGGGCAGCACGAACAGCGTAAACAGCGTGCCCACCACCATCCCCGAGACGATCACCACGCCCAGGCCGAAACGGCTGTTGGCGCCGGCGCCCGAGGCGAACAGCAGCGGCACCAGGCCCACTACCATGGCAGCCGTGGTCATCAGGATCGGCCGCAGGCGCAGGCGCGCGGCCTTGACGATGGCGTCCACCCGGTTCAGCTGCTCGTGCACCTGCAGTTCGTTGGCAAATTCCACCATCAGGATGCCGTGCTTGCTGATCAAGCCGATCAGCGTCACCAGCCCGATCTGGGTGTAGATGTTGACCGTGGCCCAGCCCAGCGCCAGCGGTATCAAAGCGCCGCAGATCGACAGCGGCACCGTGATCAGGATGATCAGCGGATCGCGCAGGCTTTCGTACTGCGCCGCCAGCACCAGGTAGATCACCACCACGGCCGCCAGGAACGCCATCAGCAGCGCATTGCCTTCGGTGGCGAACTGGCGCGCATCCGACTGCCAGTCGTAGGAAAAGCCCGGCGGCAGCGTCTTGCCCACGCCGTCGAGGAACGCCACGGCGTCGCCCAGCGTAACGCCGGGCGCCGGCACGCCCTGGAACGTGGCCGCGTTCTGCTGGTTGAACTGGGTGAGCCGGTTCGGCTCGATTTCCTGCGCGACCGACACCACGTTCGACAGCGGCACCAGGCTGCCGTCGCCGGCGCGCACGAACTGGCGCGTGAGCGCCGGCGCCGTCAGGCGCTGCTCGCGCGGGCTCTGGGCGATCACGTCGTAGGCGCGGCCGTCCAGGCCAAAGCGGTTCAGGTAGTTTTCGCCCACCAGCACCGCCAGCGACTGGCCGATGTCCTCCATCCCGATGCCCAGGCTGCCGGCCTTGCTGCGGTCCACCCGCACTTTCACGACCGGGTTGTTGTAATCGAGATCGCTGTCCACCACCGCGAACAGGCCGCTGGCGCGGGCGCGCTGCTTGATGTCTTCCATGGTGCGGAACACGGTGGCGTAATCCTGGGCGCTGCGCAGCACCATCTGCACCGGCAGGCCGCCGCTCGATCCCGGCAGGGGCGCCAGCTGGAAGGCGAAGATGCTGGTGCCCTCCACGTCGCCCGCCGCCTGCTGCAATTCGGCCTGCACCACGGCGGCGCTGCGCGCGCGCTCGCCCCACGGCGTCAGGTTGATGCCGCCGATGCTCGACGCCGGCCCGTCGCTGCCGTTGATGATCCAGCGCGACGCGGTTTCCGGCATGCTGCGGTAGATGCCATCGAGCTTGGACGAAAAGCGCTGGACGTAATCGAGGCTGGCGTGCTGCGGCGCCTTGATGGCGGTGAGCACGCTGGCCTGGTCCTCGGACGGCGCCAGCTCGCGCTGCGGCATCAGGTACAAAAACGGCAGGCTCACCATCACCACCAGCGCCACGCCGCCGCCGAGCCAGCGGCGCTGCAACGAGCGCTCCAGCAAATACGTGTAACGGCGCGCGAGGCCGCCGAAAAAGTGTTCTGCCGCGCGCGCCATGCGGCCCTCGTTCTGCTTCGGTTGCAGCAGCAGGGAACTCATCACCGGCGACAGCGTGAGCGCCACCACGCCCGACACCACCACCGCGCCAGCGAGCGTGAGGGCGAATTCCCTGAACAGCGCACCGGTCAGGCCGCCCATCATGCCGATCGGCGCGTACACCGCCGCCAGCGTGATGGTCATGGCCACCACCGGACCCGCCACTTCGCGCGCACCGGCCAGGGCGGCCGCCACCGGCGTCTTGCCTTCCTCGATGTGGCGGTGGACGTTTTCCACCACCACGATGGCGTCATCCACCACCAGGCCCACCGCCAGCACCATGGCCAGCAGCGTCAACAGGTTGATGCTGAAGCCGAAGGCGAGCATCAGCGCGGCCGCGCCCAGCATCGACAGCGGAATCGTCACCACCGGGATCAGCACCGACCGCAGCGATCCCATGCAGAGATAGATCACCACCACCACGATCAGCAGCGCCTCGATCAGCGTGCGCGCCACTTCGTCGATCGATGCCTGGATGAAGCGCGCGGTCTCGAACGCCAGCTCCACCTTCACCCCGGGCGGCAGGGTCTTTTCGATCTCGGGCAGCAGCTGCCGGATGCCCTCGACGATCACCAGCGGATTGCCGCCCGGCGTGGGAAACACGCCCAGGTGCACGGCCGGCACGCCGTCCATGCTGGCGCTGG
This is a stretch of genomic DNA from Duganella zoogloeoides. It encodes these proteins:
- a CDS encoding efflux transporter outer membrane subunit, encoding MITHRRTVPVLFALLAGCAVTPPHATPDTPVIALASPQQERFAAGQGVTGNAAWWTFFDDERLAQLVDRALAHNHDIARAQASLLAARAVFDERQLDRLPAVTGRAQWQRSVEQVTPQARGATAASRVGLDAQWEIDLFGRLAHLSRAAQARADAAQADLRQARLVIAADVARNYYEALGYQQELALAAADIASWRETVALLSARIAAGSGLPEELQNASANLARSEAELPALQAGLQRAQYRLDVLQGRAPGPTMFAPGAWQRAPLAGQLPLGDVNALIRQRPDVVRAERLLAAANEEVGAATADLYPRLGLGGFVGFFALRGSSVFDAGARAFEVTPAVTLPALHIGSARARVRATGAEAQGALAGYRQALLLAQEEVENAVTRLVENQSRLASLAQSASHGGAALGIANTRFAAGAGSYQSVLENQRALHAIRRAALQAETASYVEAISLYQALGWGTAL
- a CDS encoding hybrid sensor histidine kinase/response regulator; the protein is MYHALSAFAGQVPRHLSSPLLLLRIMALLLAALCIAGPGRAQALPLSTIPLTHAGADIARTGKLYLDEGELAPANAGALPALVAGLRPADKVDLLGGGYWLVAELRNDGVLTDWVIDPNDTLIDVVDIYLYQPDGTVRLLKTGYRQPHDYLLHYGKDVQLEPGKSYPVLIRFSSPYYARTPMFTALPRSDYQRLVARENVMIIGSIGALLALTVFNFFIYSITRDRSSLYYSLYVLCYAVAWGMTFHLSADMFDWHNLHWHYVPFFLLPVISTLFYTSFLRLRETAPRLFLLSRVNIVLPLLTLPSCFLALSYAHTIATVVIAIWVSMALVTGIVVWRRGYQPARFFVLGFLALLLPSLLILPANVGLIPALVTNAQLFTLLGGTLDGVLLAFALADQIRLLRNTLEQRVQERTAELTEAKEHAEVVSRHRIDFLSAMSHDIRTPLAGVIGMIKFAMRDQSVRGRTEEYLRIGLQNSESLLAILNDILDFSKIDAGRLSIETVDFDLIALIDDAIGILQGQADAKSLLLRCELAPDLPRFVRGDPTRLRQILLNLLGNAIKFTDRGEVRLHASALDPVAGLTSVSFEIIDTGPGIPPDTLPRLFQKFEQADHSTTRRYGGTGLGLAICKELVELMDGAIAAESRVGVGSTFSFTLPLAVGAAPLAGPDTGPHREYHAYRLRILCAEDVRTNQIIVSTLLENMGHDIRIVENGLQALHALAESDYDLVLMDGRMPMMDGEQATRLIRAGGNEDYRMRDAGIPIIALTANASDHDRARYLGVGMDGFLSKPVDERLLYDQIEKIIALHLARGRPLRAVDPAQLPSACHADLDAQFGVAPAACGEDSGAGKAVQIMPLAGLSHKHLQRITDAFLDEAPRRLRTARAAVSAGNAQAAAAAIHALKGSAGYLSSNHLHALCAELEAEANAGRIDHVEHMLGEVEAALDQACADLQASNRTCTS
- a CDS encoding MexW/MexI family multidrug efflux RND transporter permease subunit, with protein sequence MTFTDLFVRRPVLALVISTLIVMLGVLAVKQLPVRQYPTLESSTITIATAYPGASADLMQGFVTQPIAQAVSSVEGIDYLTSSSVQGASLVTVRMELNRDSTQALTEVMAKVNQVRYKLPADAFDPVIERTAGDATAVAYVGFASDSVSAAALTDYLARVVQPMFSTIAGVAKVEVFGGQQLAMRLWIDPDKLAARGLTAADVADSVRRNNYQAAPGKVKGQYVVSNLSVDTDLASVAGFREMVVGKGNGGALVRLKDVGTVELGAASSDTSASMDGVPAVHLGVFPTPGGNPLVIVEGIRQLLPEIEKTLPPGVKVELAFETARFIQASIDEVARTLIEALLIVVVVIYLCMGSLRSVLIPVVTIPLSMLGAAALMLAFGFSINLLTLLAMVLAVGLVVDDAIVVVENVHRHIEEGKTPVAAALAGAREVAGPVVAMTITLAAVYAPIGMMGGLTGALFREFALTLAGAVVVSGVVALTLSPVMSSLLLQPKQNEGRMARAAEHFFGGLARRYTYLLERSLQRRWLGGGVALVVMVSLPFLYLMPQRELAPSEDQASVLTAIKAPQHASLDYVQRFSSKLDGIYRSMPETASRWIINGSDGPASSIGGINLTPWGERARSAAVVQAELQQAAGDVEGTSIFAFQLAPLPGSSGGLPVQMVLRSAQDYATVFRTMEDIKQRARASGLFAVVDSDLDYNNPVVKVRVDRSKAGSLGIGMEDIGQSLAVLVGENYLNRFGLDGRAYDVIAQSPREQRLTAPALTRQFVRAGDGSLVPLSNVVSVAQEIEPNRLTQFNQQNAATFQGVPAPGVTLGDAVAFLDGVGKTLPPGFSYDWQSDARQFATEGNALLMAFLAAVVVIYLVLAAQYESLRDPLIILITVPLSICGALIPLALGWATVNIYTQIGLVTLIGLISKHGILMVEFANELQVHEQLNRVDAIVKAARLRLRPILMTTAAMVVGLVPLLFASGAGANSRFGLGVVIVSGMVVGTLFTLFVLPTMYAFLARNHAASATKEPS